A region from the Pseudomonadota bacterium genome encodes:
- a CDS encoding amidohydrolase family protein has translation MLRPLFVCLSATLLATAVAAAAETVVEHDFLTIGEPSGSQTVTYADDGSLSVEFHFNDRGRGPQTRSIVRLDANGLPVLLHTTGVNYYKAQVDEQFSQVEGTARWRSTVEQGEQKVAGPAVYVPSNSFPEYTAILARALLAQPERRLALLPAGEANIREVESITLDDVERSQITLYAITGLGSMPEYLWLNQAGELYGADYNWFGVTPKGQGASIAQLKERQQAAQDRYLTDVAQRLREPLEGLVAIVNARLFDAQNARVLPQASVFLQDGVISAVYEQSVMAPEEATVIDADGMLLMPALWDMHGHIGASDYLNYLAAGVTNVRDMANDPDYVLRTRREAAHGRIAAPDIYPMGFIDRRGEFAAPTGMLAATLEEAIEFVDYYARRGFHGIKLYSSIDPAWVAPIAERAHSLDLTVLGHIPSGMTAADAIRAGFDEVTHVNMILLNFLNGAQIDTRTPQRFIVPTREAGELDPWSAEVSDFIQLMRTHGVAHDPTYSLFMQMFTNTPGEVSSLATPFIDHLPPTLARSMVSEPGFNEGIEVEGRATAQMTRALIRRLHDAGIRLLPGTDWGPAGFAVIRDMMYLAEAGIPPADVLRAATLGAAEHMGVDQQLGSVSKGKRAHLVLVPGDPLSDLSALYGARYVIKDQAIYRPADLLREAGFLPFGDAR, from the coding sequence ATGCTGCGTCCCCTCTTCGTTTGCCTGAGCGCCACGCTGCTTGCGACTGCGGTCGCCGCGGCGGCGGAGACGGTCGTCGAGCACGATTTCCTCACGATCGGCGAACCTTCCGGCAGCCAGACCGTCACCTACGCAGATGACGGCTCGCTATCGGTCGAGTTTCACTTCAACGATCGCGGCCGCGGCCCTCAGACCAGGAGCATCGTGCGGCTAGATGCCAACGGTTTGCCCGTGTTGCTTCATACGACCGGGGTAAACTACTACAAGGCCCAGGTCGACGAGCAGTTCTCTCAGGTAGAGGGCACGGCGCGCTGGCGCTCCACCGTGGAGCAAGGCGAGCAGAAGGTGGCAGGCCCTGCGGTCTACGTGCCATCGAACAGCTTCCCCGAGTACACGGCTATCCTCGCCCGCGCGCTGCTTGCGCAACCGGAGCGTCGCCTAGCCCTGCTGCCAGCCGGTGAAGCCAACATTCGCGAGGTCGAGTCCATCACCCTCGACGACGTCGAGCGTTCGCAGATCACTCTCTACGCGATCACCGGACTCGGTTCGATGCCCGAGTACCTGTGGTTGAACCAGGCGGGGGAGCTGTACGGGGCCGACTACAACTGGTTCGGGGTCACGCCCAAAGGGCAGGGCGCCAGCATCGCCCAGCTGAAGGAGCGCCAACAGGCGGCCCAAGATCGCTACCTGACAGACGTTGCGCAGCGCCTGCGCGAGCCCCTGGAGGGCTTGGTGGCGATCGTCAACGCCAGGTTGTTCGACGCGCAGAACGCTCGGGTCTTGCCCCAAGCGAGCGTGTTTCTACAGGATGGCGTGATCAGTGCGGTTTACGAGCAGTCGGTGATGGCGCCGGAGGAGGCCACGGTGATCGATGCCGATGGCATGCTGCTCATGCCAGCTTTGTGGGACATGCATGGGCATATCGGCGCCTCGGACTACCTCAACTACCTAGCCGCGGGCGTCACCAACGTGCGCGATATGGCGAATGACCCAGACTACGTCCTGCGCACGCGCCGTGAAGCGGCGCACGGGCGCATCGCCGCACCAGACATCTACCCGATGGGCTTCATCGACCGTCGCGGCGAATTCGCCGCGCCGACGGGCATGCTAGCGGCTACGCTGGAAGAGGCGATCGAATTCGTTGACTACTACGCGAGGCGGGGCTTCCACGGGATCAAGCTCTACAGCTCGATAGACCCCGCATGGGTGGCGCCCATCGCCGAACGCGCGCACAGCCTAGACCTCACGGTGCTCGGGCACATTCCCTCGGGCATGACTGCGGCCGACGCAATCCGGGCGGGCTTCGACGAGGTTACCCACGTCAATATGATCCTGCTCAATTTTCTCAATGGCGCCCAGATCGACACGCGCACGCCCCAGCGCTTCATCGTGCCGACCCGCGAGGCGGGCGAGCTCGATCCCTGGTCGGCCGAGGTATCCGACTTTATCCAGCTCATGCGCACGCACGGGGTTGCGCACGATCCGACCTACTCCCTGTTCATGCAGATGTTCACCAACACGCCGGGGGAGGTCTCGAGCCTAGCGACTCCCTTCATCGATCACCTGCCTCCCACCTTGGCTCGGAGCATGGTGAGTGAACCCGGTTTCAACGAGGGTATCGAGGTCGAAGGGCGCGCGACGGCGCAGATGACCCGTGCTCTGATCCGACGCCTGCACGATGCCGGCATCCGCCTGTTGCCGGGCACGGATTGGGGGCCGGCGGGCTTCGCCGTGATCCGCGACATGATGTACCTGGCTGAAGCGGGCATTCCGCCGGCCGATGTGCTGCGTGCGGCCACCCTCGGCGCCGCCGAGCACATGGGCGTGGATCAACAGCTGGGCTCTGTGAGCAAAGGCAAGCGCGCACACCTGGTGCTCGTGCCCGGCGATCCCCTGAGCGATCTGTCGGCGCTCTACGGGGCCCGCTACGTGATCAAGGACCAAGCGATCTACCGTCCGGCCGATCTGCTGCGTGAGGCCGGCTTCTTGCCCTTCGGCGATGCTCGTTGA
- a CDS encoding response regulator transcription factor: MRRVVLVEDQALVRAGIQSLLALSDRVDVVGEGNDGEDVAQLAETLSPDVFLIDIRMPRVDGIEAIRRLRASGNETPVIILTTFDDHRLVLDGIEAGAQGYLLKDVSLDVLIEAIDSVCQGKTMLRPAITETVIDGLTRQAAPFEASDAPEPLSPRELQVLRLMAGGYSNKEISTALSKSEGTIKNQVSAVLAKLGVRDRTRAVLKAIEMGWL, encoded by the coding sequence ATGCGCCGTGTCGTGTTAGTGGAAGATCAAGCCTTGGTCCGTGCCGGCATTCAGTCCCTGCTCGCGCTGTCGGACCGCGTGGACGTGGTGGGTGAGGGCAACGACGGCGAGGATGTCGCCCAGCTCGCCGAGACACTCTCGCCAGATGTCTTTCTCATCGACATCCGGATGCCCCGGGTCGATGGCATCGAGGCGATTCGTCGCTTGCGGGCGAGCGGCAACGAGACGCCGGTGATCATCCTCACCACCTTCGATGATCACCGCCTGGTACTCGATGGGATCGAGGCAGGAGCCCAGGGCTACCTGCTGAAAGATGTCTCCCTCGATGTGTTGATCGAAGCGATTGATTCGGTCTGCCAGGGCAAGACCATGCTAAGGCCTGCGATCACCGAGACCGTCATCGACGGCCTGACCCGCCAGGCGGCGCCCTTCGAGGCTAGCGATGCGCCGGAACCCCTGTCGCCTCGCGAGCTGCAGGTCCTGCGCTTGATGGCGGGCGGCTACTCGAACAAGGAGATCTCGACTGCACTCTCGAAATCCGAGGGTACGATCAAGAACCAAGTATCCGCCGTACTGGCGAAGCTCGGCGTGCGCGATCGTACGCGCGCTGTGCTGAAGGCGATCGAGATGGGTTGGCTATAG
- a CDS encoding DUF6647 family protein translates to MLELLLALASQLSGYPLPQQMPTLEYRSAAWLEARTCPSGSAARCTNVHGLYLDHGNVIYLDERLRAAEHDPVTRSLVLHELVHFLQDHAGLNADDCNQRQAREFEAYRLQQAFLHGEGFTTRLHFDAGDCPISEAATAAQGQ, encoded by the coding sequence ATGCTCGAACTGCTGCTAGCGCTGGCCTCACAACTGAGCGGCTATCCGTTGCCGCAGCAGATGCCGACCCTCGAGTACCGATCGGCCGCATGGTTGGAGGCGAGGACCTGCCCCAGCGGCAGCGCCGCGCGCTGCACCAACGTGCACGGTCTGTACCTCGATCACGGCAACGTCATCTACCTGGACGAGCGCCTGCGAGCCGCAGAGCACGATCCGGTGACACGATCGCTCGTGCTGCACGAGCTGGTGCACTTCCTGCAGGATCACGCGGGCCTGAATGCTGACGACTGCAACCAGCGCCAGGCGCGCGAGTTCGAAGCCTACCGCCTTCAGCAGGCCTTCCTACACGGCGAGGGATTCACTACCCGGTTGCACTTCGACGCCGGTGATTGCCCGATCAGCGAAGCGGCTACCGCCGCCCAAGGCCAGTGA
- a CDS encoding ATP-grasp domain-containing protein gives MSNPVRSFDSGVRWARREADWFTLLEVHVGDMSASAAMLSFTTSPPTCEGHAVNVLLLSPGYPADMPEFARGLAESGARVFGVGDSPVQGLPDLVRHALSHYVQVRSLWRTDALIQELVTQLRGVEIDRIECLWEPGIELAATLRERFGVPGMGLAQAKLFRDKEAMKHALDEAGIRTPRHQKVDSIAGAWEAAERIGYPLIVKPIAGAGSADTYRVDSADDLRHVLPKLTHVPQISVEEFVDGEEYTYDTITISGEIAYHNIAWYRPRPLIARSNEWISPQVIALREVEDPSLAEGARMGREVIAALGVDTAFTHMEWYRKADGEVVFGEIGARPPGAHQVDQMKWACDFDVFRAWGSAVARGELGEAFERRYNVATIYKRARGVGRIRKIEGTDALQRRFGEHVVWNTLLPVGSQRRDWRKTLVSDGFIMLRHEQLDATLEMADAVGADLHLNAQ, from the coding sequence GTGAGTAATCCGGTCAGGTCCTTCGACTCTGGCGTTCGCTGGGCGCGCCGGGAAGCAGACTGGTTCACACTGCTCGAAGTGCATGTAGGCGACATGAGCGCGAGCGCGGCGATGCTATCCTTCACCACCAGCCCACCCACCTGCGAAGGACATGCCGTGAATGTGCTGCTGCTCTCCCCTGGATACCCCGCCGACATGCCCGAGTTTGCCCGTGGCCTGGCCGAGAGCGGAGCGCGCGTTTTCGGCGTAGGCGATTCCCCTGTCCAGGGCTTGCCTGATCTCGTACGGCACGCTCTCAGCCACTACGTACAGGTGCGCTCGCTCTGGCGCACGGATGCCCTGATTCAGGAACTGGTGACCCAGCTGCGGGGCGTCGAGATAGACCGCATCGAGTGTCTTTGGGAGCCGGGCATCGAGTTGGCCGCGACCCTGCGCGAGCGCTTCGGCGTGCCCGGCATGGGCCTCGCCCAAGCCAAGCTGTTCCGCGACAAGGAAGCGATGAAGCACGCCCTCGACGAGGCGGGCATTCGCACACCACGCCACCAAAAGGTAGACAGCATCGCCGGCGCTTGGGAGGCGGCGGAGCGCATCGGCTACCCTCTCATCGTCAAGCCCATCGCCGGCGCCGGTTCCGCCGACACCTATAGAGTCGATTCGGCGGATGACCTGCGCCACGTGTTGCCCAAGCTCACCCATGTGCCGCAGATAAGCGTGGAGGAGTTCGTCGACGGCGAGGAGTACACCTACGATACGATCACCATCAGCGGCGAGATCGCCTACCACAACATCGCCTGGTACCGTCCGCGGCCGCTCATCGCGCGCAGCAACGAGTGGATCAGTCCCCAGGTAATCGCCCTGCGCGAGGTGGAGGATCCATCCCTCGCCGAGGGGGCTCGGATGGGCCGGGAGGTGATCGCCGCGCTTGGGGTTGATACGGCCTTCACGCACATGGAGTGGTACCGCAAGGCGGATGGCGAGGTGGTGTTCGGCGAGATCGGCGCCCGACCGCCCGGGGCCCATCAGGTCGACCAGATGAAGTGGGCCTGCGACTTCGACGTGTTTCGCGCCTGGGGCTCAGCAGTGGCTCGCGGGGAGCTGGGCGAGGCCTTCGAGCGTCGCTACAACGTGGCCACGATCTACAAGCGCGCGCGAGGCGTGGGCCGCATTCGAAAGATCGAGGGCACGGACGCCTTGCAGCGTCGCTTCGGGGAGCACGTGGTTTGGAACACGTTGCTCCCGGTGGGGTCGCAGCGACGGGACTGGCGCAAGACCCTAGTCTCCGACGGTTTCATCATGCTCCGCCATGAGCAACTCGACGCCACGCTGGAGATGGCTGACGCGGTGGGGGCAGATCTTCATCTAAACGCTCAGTAG
- a CDS encoding histidine kinase, which translates to MPQQLGRLAAALITWAVVFTLTVGTINDPRNTGSTIAALAAPAIALQLAYLVAMLGITLRKQTDTVTYLLCTIQLLLAFSVGVLLPFDWLQIYTIIWIAMLPSVVPNARFTWAALAAIALTWYLIGRLVWQESDALRDALLFGTFHLFALVSARETLAARIARDAASTANRELRGTRQLLAESSRAAERARIARDLHDMLGHHLTALSINLQVASRTADGELRERLEHCHTLARLLLSDVRETVGELRADAGLDLSQALQTVTEHTPGLTVHLDVPSPFPVDDVATASTLLRTVQEATTNTLRHAQAQHSWIRLRREPDHVNLQIHDDGRVKGELRPGNGLNGMRERAQALAGSLEFVTREQAMHLELRLPLSAAPKAGA; encoded by the coding sequence TTGCCCCAACAGCTCGGCCGTCTCGCGGCCGCACTCATCACCTGGGCCGTGGTCTTCACCCTGACCGTCGGCACCATCAACGATCCACGCAATACCGGCAGTACCATCGCGGCGCTCGCAGCGCCCGCCATCGCCCTGCAGCTCGCCTATCTGGTGGCGATGCTTGGGATCACCTTGCGCAAGCAGACGGACACGGTCACTTACCTGTTGTGCACGATCCAGCTGCTCCTCGCCTTCTCCGTGGGCGTGCTGCTGCCCTTCGACTGGCTGCAAATCTACACCATCATCTGGATCGCCATGCTGCCATCGGTGGTACCGAACGCCCGATTCACCTGGGCGGCGTTGGCGGCGATCGCACTCACCTGGTACCTGATTGGCCGCTTGGTCTGGCAGGAGTCGGACGCGCTACGAGACGCCCTCCTCTTCGGCACCTTTCATCTGTTCGCCCTCGTCTCCGCGCGGGAAACGCTCGCCGCGCGGATCGCCCGCGACGCGGCCTCCACGGCCAACCGGGAGCTGCGCGGCACGCGCCAGCTGCTGGCCGAGAGTTCGCGGGCGGCGGAGCGTGCCCGCATCGCGCGAGACCTACACGACATGCTGGGCCACCATCTCACCGCCCTCAGCATCAACCTGCAGGTCGCCTCGCGCACCGCCGATGGCGAGCTTCGTGAGCGCCTGGAACACTGCCACACGCTCGCCCGCCTGCTGCTGAGCGACGTGCGCGAGACCGTCGGCGAGCTTCGTGCCGATGCCGGCCTCGACCTGTCTCAAGCGCTGCAGACCGTCACCGAACACACGCCCGGCCTGACCGTGCACCTGGACGTGCCCAGTCCCTTCCCGGTCGACGATGTGGCGACTGCCAGCACGCTCCTGCGCACGGTGCAGGAAGCGACCACCAACACCTTGCGCCATGCTCAAGCTCAGCACAGCTGGATCCGCCTGCGCCGCGAGCCAGATCACGTCAACCTGCAGATCCACGACGACGGACGCGTGAAGGGTGAGCTGCGGCCAGGTAACGGACTGAACGGGATGCGCGAGCGCGCCCAGGCCCTGGCCGGCAGCCTCGAGTTCGTTACTCGCGAGCAGGCCATGCACCTAGAGTTGCGCCTGCCCCTGAGCGCGGCGCCGAAGGCAGGCGCCTAA
- a CDS encoding class I SAM-dependent methyltransferase, translating into MASAMGFWDRIADSYAAKAVPDEAAYAHKLAVTARYLRPEHEVLEIGCGTGTTALHHAHRVGHLRAVDGSSKMIEIARAKADKAGVENVDFEVSTIEALDVPAQSVDVVMAHSILHLLDDLRGTLKRLHDMLRPGGVLVSSTACLGDKMWWFGLIGPIGHALGLLPLVRVFTRKQFEQAVIEAGFELEVQWVANEGKSHSVFIVARRPE; encoded by the coding sequence ATGGCATCGGCAATGGGATTTTGGGATCGCATCGCAGACAGCTACGCCGCCAAAGCGGTGCCCGACGAGGCGGCTTACGCGCACAAGCTCGCGGTGACGGCGCGCTATCTTCGCCCAGAGCACGAGGTGCTGGAGATTGGTTGCGGCACGGGCACCACGGCGTTGCATCACGCCCACCGCGTCGGCCACCTGCGGGCCGTCGATGGCTCGTCGAAGATGATCGAGATCGCTCGGGCCAAGGCGGACAAGGCAGGGGTCGAGAACGTGGACTTCGAGGTGAGCACCATCGAAGCACTCGATGTACCCGCCCAGAGCGTCGACGTGGTCATGGCCCACAGCATCCTCCACCTCTTGGATGACTTGCGCGGCACCTTGAAGCGACTGCACGACATGCTGCGTCCGGGCGGCGTGCTAGTGAGCAGCACCGCGTGCCTCGGCGACAAGATGTGGTGGTTCGGTCTCATCGGTCCTATCGGCCACGCCCTTGGCCTGCTGCCGCTAGTGCGCGTGTTCACGCGCAAGCAGTTCGAGCAAGCGGTCATCGAGGCGGGCTTTGAGTTGGAGGTGCAGTGGGTGGCTAACGAGGGCAAATCGCACTCGGTGTTCATCGTGGCGCGACGCCCCGAGTAA
- a CDS encoding chloride channel protein gives MFDPLARRGGQALDALRLQLANPDKLLALSCMGLCAGVLAGGVIVGFRWGVEHTQEIFLPGEGPENFEGLPPSVRLLLPILGGVLMAGMFRYFGKGSTMLGIARVMERMAYHQGHFSLREFFLQFFGSAIAIMSGHSVGREGPHVFLGSASASLFGQQLRLPNNSIRTLVACGTAAGIGASFNTPLAGVIFALEVVMMEYTVASFIPVILASVSATAISHLVFGEGTAFEVPETHLANLDLMGWVVVLGLFAGAVSASLNHALGWVAARIKVVPIYWRMMLAGVGLGVIGVWLPEVMGIGYDTVQLALAGDLAVSFLALLLVMKIVASAISLGLGVPGGAVGPAVFVGAMCGALLASAVNLMAPATEVPVGTFALLGMGAAISASLQAPLAGLTAMFELTDSPDVILPGMLAVVLSGITVRELFRKESLFVTQLRSAGLDYSAAPVLQALRRRGVASVMNRQFARTDHELTRQQCMALLREAPDWLLIDQAADPRVLMPAADLARFLEANPPAQTTEDESERSAASDALINLMQIPAERRQSAPVLLQATLHEALERLRQADIEALYVEAVTAPGIRRVYGVLTRTMVERIYLD, from the coding sequence GTGTTCGATCCCCTAGCGAGACGCGGCGGGCAGGCGCTCGACGCGCTGCGGTTGCAGTTGGCCAATCCCGACAAGCTCCTCGCCCTGTCCTGCATGGGGCTCTGTGCGGGCGTGCTGGCGGGGGGCGTGATCGTGGGGTTTCGCTGGGGGGTGGAGCACACGCAGGAGATCTTCTTGCCCGGTGAGGGCCCGGAGAACTTCGAAGGCCTGCCGCCCTCGGTCAGGCTGTTGCTGCCGATTCTCGGCGGCGTGTTGATGGCAGGGATGTTCCGCTACTTTGGCAAGGGCAGCACCATGCTAGGCATCGCGCGGGTGATGGAGCGCATGGCCTACCACCAGGGTCACTTCAGTTTGCGGGAGTTTTTCCTGCAGTTCTTCGGTTCGGCCATCGCCATCATGAGCGGGCACTCGGTGGGTCGCGAGGGTCCGCACGTGTTTTTGGGGTCGGCCAGCGCTAGCCTGTTTGGGCAGCAGCTGAGGTTACCGAATAATTCCATTCGCACGCTCGTCGCCTGCGGCACCGCCGCCGGTATCGGCGCCTCCTTCAACACGCCGTTGGCGGGGGTCATCTTCGCTCTCGAGGTAGTGATGATGGAGTACACGGTGGCGAGCTTCATTCCAGTGATTCTGGCCTCCGTGAGCGCCACGGCGATCTCCCATCTAGTCTTCGGCGAGGGCACGGCCTTCGAGGTGCCTGAGACACACCTCGCCAACCTGGATCTGATGGGGTGGGTGGTCGTGCTAGGCCTATTTGCCGGTGCCGTGTCCGCGTCGCTCAACCATGCGCTCGGTTGGGTAGCGGCGCGTATCAAGGTGGTGCCTATCTACTGGCGCATGATGCTGGCGGGCGTCGGCCTAGGGGTGATCGGCGTCTGGTTACCGGAGGTCATGGGGATCGGCTACGACACGGTGCAGCTTGCGCTTGCCGGGGACTTGGCTGTTTCGTTTCTGGCCCTGCTTCTGGTCATGAAGATCGTGGCGTCGGCGATCTCCTTGGGCCTCGGTGTGCCCGGCGGTGCCGTAGGCCCCGCAGTCTTCGTCGGTGCCATGTGCGGGGCTTTGCTCGCGAGTGCCGTCAACTTGATGGCGCCGGCGACGGAGGTGCCAGTGGGCACCTTCGCGTTGCTCGGCATGGGTGCCGCTATCTCCGCCAGCCTGCAGGCACCGCTGGCCGGCCTCACGGCCATGTTCGAGCTCACCGACAGTCCCGATGTGATTCTGCCAGGCATGCTCGCGGTTGTGCTTTCCGGTATCACGGTGCGAGAGTTGTTCCGCAAGGAGTCCTTGTTTGTGACGCAGCTGCGCAGCGCGGGCTTGGACTACAGTGCTGCGCCCGTGCTCCAGGCTTTGCGCAGACGCGGCGTCGCCAGCGTCATGAACCGGCAGTTCGCGCGCACCGATCATGAGCTGACCCGCCAGCAGTGTATGGCCCTGCTGCGTGAAGCGCCGGACTGGTTGCTGATCGATCAGGCCGCCGACCCAAGGGTCTTGATGCCAGCGGCCGATCTCGCCCGCTTTCTCGAGGCCAATCCCCCCGCGCAGACCACGGAGGATGAAAGTGAGCGAAGCGCGGCGAGCGATGCTCTGATCAACCTCATGCAGATCCCCGCGGAGCGACGCCAGAGCGCCCCCGTGCTCCTGCAGGCGACGCTCCACGAGGCACTCGAACGCCTCCGGCAGGCGGACATCGAAGCGTTGTACGTGGAAGCGGTCACCGCCCCAGGCATTCGTCGTGTGTACGGCGTACTAACGCGCACTATGGTCGAGCGCATCTACCTTGACTGA
- a CDS encoding NAD-dependent deacylase, with amino-acid sequence MAQDALTDAAQGKVVVLTGAGVSAESGLATFRDAHGIWARYRIEDVATPEAFARDPVRVLEFYNLRRAQAAAEEVVPNDAHRALARLEREWMGEFLLVTQNVDDLHEQAGSGEALVHMHGELHRSRCQQCGTVVGGLGALSVEMACEACGAVGGMRPNVVWFGEMPVAMDRIHDALEACALFVSIGTSGNVYPAAGFVRAARAAGAYTLELNLEPSQGASSFHQTRQGPASTLVPSFVDALLAGELSL; translated from the coding sequence ATGGCGCAAGACGCGTTGACCGACGCAGCGCAGGGGAAGGTGGTGGTGCTGACCGGAGCCGGCGTCTCGGCGGAGTCTGGGCTCGCCACCTTCCGCGACGCGCACGGCATCTGGGCTCGCTACCGCATCGAAGACGTCGCCACGCCGGAAGCCTTCGCCCGCGACCCCGTGCGTGTGCTCGAGTTCTACAACCTACGCCGCGCCCAAGCCGCCGCCGAGGAGGTGGTGCCGAACGATGCCCATCGGGCCCTTGCTCGCCTCGAGCGCGAGTGGATGGGGGAGTTCCTCCTGGTTACGCAGAACGTCGATGACCTGCACGAGCAGGCCGGCTCCGGCGAGGCGTTGGTGCACATGCACGGCGAGCTGCATCGCAGCCGCTGCCAGCAGTGCGGCACGGTGGTAGGGGGGCTTGGGGCGCTTAGCGTAGAGATGGCGTGCGAGGCGTGCGGCGCGGTGGGCGGGATGCGTCCAAACGTGGTCTGGTTTGGCGAGATGCCGGTGGCTATGGACCGCATCCACGACGCCTTGGAGGCCTGCGCTCTGTTCGTCTCGATCGGCACCTCAGGCAACGTCTACCCGGCGGCGGGTTTCGTGCGCGCGGCCCGTGCTGCGGGCGCCTACACTCTCGAGCTCAATCTCGAGCCGTCGCAGGGCGCGTCCTCCTTCCACCAAACACGCCAGGGGCCTGCGTCAACGCTGGTGCCGTCCTTCGTCGACGCGCTGCTCGCCGGTGAGCTATCCCTATAG
- a CDS encoding ATP-grasp domain-containing protein: protein MSTHAIFAAPFFMDATLKFISAAAQTPGVNLTLVSQDRLEKVPAEIRHLLAGHAQVRDGLDPQQLVDAARNLQQRHGPARAYIASLEQLQVPLAAAREVLGIAGLSVEAAQNFRDKAQMKNVLRAHGVPCARHALVGDTATAKAFADKVGYPIIVKPPAGAGGKGTYRLDNDGQLNSFLSMYPPVPAQASLYEEFVAGTEYSFDSVCVDGELRWHSISRYFPSPLHVMKNPWIQWIVVLPRDISDTQFDPIRAAATQGVRALGLETGLSHMEWFHLSDGRIAVSEVGARPPGAQFTSLLSYAHDVNFYRVWARLMILGEFEPPERRYAAGAAYFRGQGVGRVRRIHGLDEAQRRFGDLVMETRLPREGQVPSSSYEGDGYVIVRHPETARVEDALSEIVKLVRVELA from the coding sequence ATGAGCACACACGCCATCTTTGCAGCGCCGTTCTTCATGGACGCGACGCTGAAGTTCATCAGCGCCGCGGCCCAGACTCCCGGGGTGAACCTCACGCTGGTCAGCCAGGATCGGCTAGAGAAAGTGCCCGCGGAGATTCGCCACCTGCTCGCGGGCCACGCTCAGGTGCGCGATGGGCTGGATCCTCAGCAGCTCGTAGATGCGGCCCGCAACCTGCAGCAGCGCCACGGCCCCGCGCGGGCCTACATCGCCTCTTTGGAGCAGCTCCAGGTGCCGCTAGCGGCCGCGCGCGAAGTGCTCGGCATCGCGGGGCTCAGCGTGGAAGCTGCACAGAACTTCCGCGACAAGGCACAAATGAAAAACGTGCTGCGCGCCCATGGCGTGCCCTGTGCTCGCCATGCGCTAGTCGGCGACACGGCGACGGCCAAGGCCTTCGCCGACAAGGTCGGCTACCCGATCATCGTCAAACCGCCAGCCGGTGCTGGCGGCAAGGGTACCTATCGCCTCGATAACGACGGCCAGCTGAACAGCTTCCTCTCCATGTACCCACCGGTGCCCGCCCAAGCCTCGCTCTACGAGGAGTTCGTCGCCGGCACGGAGTACTCCTTCGACAGCGTGTGCGTAGACGGCGAGCTGCGCTGGCATTCGATCTCGCGCTACTTCCCCTCGCCCCTGCACGTCATGAAGAACCCGTGGATCCAGTGGATCGTGGTGCTGCCCCGAGACATCAGCGACACGCAGTTCGATCCGATCCGCGCCGCCGCCACTCAGGGCGTTCGCGCCTTGGGGCTGGAGACTGGGCTCAGCCACATGGAGTGGTTTCACCTGTCGGACGGACGTATCGCGGTATCCGAGGTAGGCGCGCGACCGCCCGGGGCTCAGTTCACCTCCCTGCTCTCCTACGCTCACGACGTGAACTTCTACCGAGTGTGGGCCCGCCTGATGATCCTCGGCGAGTTCGAACCGCCCGAGCGCCGCTACGCCGCCGGGGCCGCGTACTTTCGCGGCCAAGGCGTCGGCCGCGTCCGGCGCATCCACGGCCTCGACGAGGCCCAACGTCGCTTCGGGGACCTGGTGATGGAAACGCGCCTGCCGCGCGAAGGGCAGGTACCCTCCAGCTCCTACGAAGGAGACGGCTACGTGATCGTGCGCCACCCGGAGACGGCACGCGTGGAGGATGCACTGAGCGAGATAGTTAAGCTCGTGCGGGTCGAACTCGCCTGA